In the genome of Pirellulales bacterium, the window AATAGGCCATCAAGCCCAGCTCGCGATAAAGCTGCTCGGGTTGCTGCGCCGCGCTGTCCGGCTTGAGCGACACGTGAAGGTAGTAGCTGAAAAATCCCGCAATCAGCGGCACGCTGAGCACCAGTTCTAGGTGGTAGCGCACGATGAACATGCCCAACAATAGCGCCGCCGCCGTGGCGTAAAAGAACATGCTGATCATCAGCCGTTCGCTGTTGTAATAGCCGAACGAGCGACGATACGCCGCCGCGACCGCCGGATCGTCGATCGAGCGATACTCGGCAAAGCGCTTGCTCGCCATGAAGAACGCCCCTACCATCCAGTAGAACGCGATGAACGTCAACGGCGGCACCGCCGCCGAGGTCACCGCGAACCAGCCCAACAAGAGCCGTAGCGGATTGTTCACCGACTCCGACAGCACATCCACGTACGGCAATTCTTTAAGCCGCACCGGAGGCACGTTGTAGAGCAGTCCCATGCCCAGCAGCGCCGCCGCGGACAGAAAGAACGGCACGTTCAGTTGCCATGCCATCGTCAGCGCCACTGCCGCCAACAAGAACCATTCGCAATAGGCCAGCGGCACAGAGACCTTGCCCGACGGGATCGGCCGCTCGCGCTTTGTCGGATGATGACGATCGAGCGGCGCGTCGAGAATCTCGTTGATCACATAGTTGCTCGACGCGGTCAGGCAGGTGGCGGCCAATCCCCACAGCACCCGCCACAGCATGCCCCAATGCAGCGCCTCATGCGTGTAAAACAGGGCCACGATCACGCCCAGCCCCATGAACACGTTCTTGAACCAATAGTCGGGCCGGGCAATCGCCACGTAGGCGGCCAGTCGCTGCCCCCAGGTCGGCGCGGCGGCCATTTCTTGCCCGGTGGTTTCAGCCAATTGGCTCATGCGCTATCGATCCACACACAAAGCGGCAGGCCAGGAAATGCGACCGCGTATCGAGCGAGATGGCTCGCTGTTTTGCCGTCGGCCCGCCGAGGAAGGTCCATGCTAAATGCGCGCCGCCGCCCCCGCAACAACCGGCGGCACTGGCCGGTCTTTCTCGCTACAAACGACAAAACCGGCCACAAATTCTGCTACTATCGCGATTGAGCCCAGTCGGTTGGGCCTTGGCAAATTCAATTCGCTCGCTCGGAATACGCATCATGCCTCGTCTGCTTACGCTCGCCGTGCTCTTCTCGCTCTGCCTCGCTTCCGCGCGCGCCGATGACGGCGACTGGAAGGACCTGTTCGATGGCAAAACGCTGGTCGGCTGGAAGCAGCGTGGCGGCGACGCCAAATACCGCGTCGAAAATGGCGAGATCGTTGGCGCCAGCGTCCCCAACACCGGCAATTCGTTTCTCTGCACCGAGAGCGACTATGGCGACTTTATTTTGGAACTGGAGTTCAAAGTCGATCCCGCGCTCAACTCCGGGGTGCAGATTCGCAGCCAATGTTTCGATGAGCCACGCCCCTTTGAACACGAAGGCAAGCGCCGCGTCATTCCGGCCGGTCGCGTGCATGGTTATCAAGTCGAGATCGACCCTTCCGATCGCGCCTGGACGGCCGGCATTTACGACGAAGCTCGCCGCGGCTGGCTGAACGATCTCAAGAATAATGAACCGGCTCGCAAGGCTTTCCGTCCAGGCGAGTGGAACAAGCTGCGCGTCGAGTGCCGCGGCGACTCCATCAAGACCTGGCTGAACGATGTGCCCGCCGCCGACCTCCAGGACGACATGACGCCAAGCGGGTTGATTGCCCTTCAAGTGCATGGCGTCGGCGGCAAAAAAGAACCGCTGGAAGTCCGTTGGCGGAATGTGCGAATCCAGGAAATCGCCAAAAAACCTTGATTGATGTGGAGGCAGTTCGCAAATGGCCCGTATTTTGCACTCTTGCAAAATGCCTTCTCCGACTGCCAGCGTTCAATCCGGGAAATGAATGTTCATGCATGCTCCCTCTGACTCCACTCCCTCCGACACCTCGCTGCGCTGCGATCTGGCCCATGTGCGTCCTGCCGTCGCGGCACGTCCACGAATCGCGGAGCAAGTGCAAAACTGGCTGCAATCGAGCGCCTATCAGGAGTTGCGCAAGGTGCTCTGCGACTATCACGAGGGCATATTGACCCTACGCGGACGCGTCTCTTCCTTTTATCTCAAGCAAATGGCGCAGACGTTGGTCGCACGGCACGAGAGCGTCATTGAGTGCGTCAACAACATCGAGGTCCGCGCTCCGCGCGGCTGCTAGGCGCCTAAACGTTCGGCGCCGGCGCCAGCTCTCAAGGCAATGCTTGTTGCCTGCCAAATCGTCTGTTAGCGTGGGTGGTTTCGGCCCCTGCCGAAAGAGCTGTCAGGCGCGGCGAAGCGCCGGCAGCGCCATCTCACGCAAGAGATGTCAGACGAACTGCCTTGGCCCACGGGCGTCTCGATGGCCGATGCGACAGCCACTACCAGCCAGCGGAACGGCACCAAGCCCGCGCCTGCTGCCCCCTCAGACGTCATCCGCATCCGCGGCGCTAGGGTCCATAATCTCAAGAATATCGACCTCGATATCCCCCGCGATCAGTTCGTCGTGCTCACCGGCCTCAGCGGCTCGGGCAAAAGCTCGCTCGCC includes:
- a CDS encoding UbiA prenyltransferase family protein gives rise to the protein MSQLAETTGQEMAAAPTWGQRLAAYVAIARPDYWFKNVFMGLGVIVALFYTHEALHWGMLWRVLWGLAATCLTASSNYVINEILDAPLDRHHPTKRERPIPSGKVSVPLAYCEWFLLAAVALTMAWQLNVPFFLSAAALLGMGLLYNVPPVRLKELPYVDVLSESVNNPLRLLLGWFAVTSAAVPPLTFIAFYWMVGAFFMASKRFAEYRSIDDPAVAAAYRRSFGYYNSERLMISMFFYATAAALLLGMFIVRYHLELVLSVPLIAGFFSYYLHVSLKPDSAAQQPEQLYRELGLMAYLVLCVGVFVGLMFVRIHVLYEWFNVAESGLPPLWEL
- a CDS encoding DUF1080 domain-containing protein; the protein is MPRLLTLAVLFSLCLASARADDGDWKDLFDGKTLVGWKQRGGDAKYRVENGEIVGASVPNTGNSFLCTESDYGDFILELEFKVDPALNSGVQIRSQCFDEPRPFEHEGKRRVIPAGRVHGYQVEIDPSDRAWTAGIYDEARRGWLNDLKNNEPARKAFRPGEWNKLRVECRGDSIKTWLNDVPAADLQDDMTPSGLIALQVHGVGGKKEPLEVRWRNVRIQEIAKKP
- a CDS encoding BON domain-containing protein, with protein sequence MHAPSDSTPSDTSLRCDLAHVRPAVAARPRIAEQVQNWLQSSAYQELRKVLCDYHEGILTLRGRVSSFYLKQMAQTLVARHESVIECVNNIEVRAPRGC